The proteins below are encoded in one region of Oncorhynchus tshawytscha isolate Ot180627B linkage group LG04, Otsh_v2.0, whole genome shotgun sequence:
- the LOC112248623 gene encoding purpurin, translating into MNFHMLALVVVLLVGLEQSWAASCVVDSFTVKEDFDPKRYAGKWYALQKKDPEGLFLQDNISAEYTIGDDGSMVASSKGRVTLFGFWVVCADMAAQYTVPDSANPGKMFMNYQGLASYLSSGGDNYWVIDTDYENYAITYACRTLKDDGSCEDGYSLIFSRNPRGLPPTIQRSIRAKQEEICMAGQFEPVLQSGAC; encoded by the exons ATGAATTTCCATATGCTCGCCCTGGTGGTCGTGCTCCTGGTGGGTCTGGAGCAGAGCTGGGCTGCCTCCTGTGTGGTGGACAGCTTCACAGTCAAGGAGGACTTTGACCCCAAGAGA TACGCAGGGAAGTGGTACGCTCTGCAGAAGAAGGACCCTGAGGGTCTGTTCCTCCAGGACAACATCTCAGCGGAGTACACCATCGGTGACGACGGCTCCATGGTTGCCTCCTCCAAGGGCCGTGTCACACTGTTCGG ATTCTGGGTTGTGTGCGCTGACATGGCTGCCCAGTACACTGTGCCTGACTCTGCCAACCCTGGAAAGATGTTCATGAACTACCAGGGCCTGGCCAGCTATCTGTCCAGCGGAG GTGACAACTATTGGGTGATTGACACCGACTATGAAAACTATGCCATCACCTATGCCTGCCGTACCCTAAAGGACGATGGAAGCTGTGAGGATGGTTACTCCCTTATCTTCTCTCGTAACCCCCGTGGCCTGCCCCCAACCATCCAGAGGAGCATTCGCGCCAAGcaagaggagatctgcatggccGGACAGTTTGAGCCTGTGCTGCAGTCTG GAGCTTGCTAA